From Pelagibacterium flavum:
GACCTTGGTGCCCTTCAAAAGCACATCGCAGCGCAATTCGATGGCCTTGAGCGCGGCGGCGGTATCGGTGGTGAAAAACGGATTGCCCGTACCACCGGCGCAAATCACGGTAGCGCCGCCCTCAAGCGCGGCAATCGCGGCGCGCTGGGTGAAGGTGTCGCAGATCGAGGGCATGGAAACCGACGAGAAAACGTGCGAGCGGCCCCCTGCCCTGCGGATGGCATCGCCCAGAGCCAGGGAATTGATGACGGTGCCCAGCATCCCCATGTGATCGCCGATCACCCGATCGCCGCCCTTGGCGGCCACGGCCATGCCCCTGAAAATATTGCCGCCGCCAATGACGATGGCGACCTGCATACCCGCGCGC
This genomic window contains:
- the pyrH gene encoding UMP kinase, which produces MSRTGYSRVLLKVSGEALAGDQSYGIEPEFLNSIARQIVDLARAGMQVAIVIGGGNIFRGMAVAAKGGDRVIGDHMGMLGTVINSLALGDAIRRAGGRSHVFSSVSMPSICDTFTQRAAIAALEGGATVICAGGTGNPFFTTDTAAALKAIELRCDVLLKGTKVDGVYSADPEKDPSATRFDAISHEEAIAQDLRVMDTAAFALARDNGLPIIVYALSDKEGLVGVLDGRTPSTRVG